One genomic segment of Brachionichthys hirsutus isolate HB-005 chromosome 13, CSIRO-AGI_Bhir_v1, whole genome shotgun sequence includes these proteins:
- the LOC137903376 gene encoding SH2 domain-containing adapter protein E-like has product MAKWSKEFPINLKNGADRSRSSSESGPRTRIPKAGLMASIAPFAVPERPAGDETPPPALGGRPQQHLRQKILRCSPPPPSASSTSSSSSEGDASLPLEKQSWYHGCVIRQEAESQLQSCREASFLVRNSESDHSKYSIALKTSQGCVHIIIAQTRGSGYTLHRSSCVFPIPEVVRHYRARRRAHEPAPPGAPPMHRPAPVCKTNPPRGTAGTESLQPHPLISAYSQYSQ; this is encoded by the exons ATGGCAAAGTGGTCCAAGGAGTTCCCCATCAATCTGAAGAACGGAGCCGACCGGAGCCGCTCATCTTCCGAATCCGGCCCTCGAACGCGAATCCCCAAAGCCGGACTGATGGCCAGCATcg cACCGTTTGCCGTCCCCGAACGCCCGGCCGGAGACGAGACGCCTCCCCCCGCGCTCGGCGGGCGGCCTCAGCAGCATCTGAGGCAGAAGATCCTGCGGTGCTCTCCTCCGCCCCCGTCAGcgtcctccacctccagcagcagctctgaggGCGACGCCTCCCTGCCTCTGGAGAAACAGAG CTGGTACCACGGCTGCGTGATCCGCCAGGAGGCAGAGTCCCAGCTGCAGTCCTGCAGAGAGGCCAGCTTCCTGGTCAGGAACAGCGAGTCGGACCACAGCAAGTACTCCATCGCCCTCAA gACGAGCCAAGGCTGCGTCCACATCATCATCGCCCAGACCAGAGGCAGCGGCTACACCCTGCACCGGAGCAGCTGCGTGTTCCCCATCCCGGAGGTGGTGCGTCACTACCGCGCCCGGCGCCGAGCGCATGAGCCTGCTCCACCCGGTGCCCCCCCCATGCACCGCCCGGCTCCGGTGTGCAAAACAAACCCGCCTCGGGGGACGGCAGGGACAGAAAGTCTCCAGCCCCACCCCTTGATCAGCGCGTACTCCCAGTACTCCCAGTAG
- the pygo2 gene encoding LOW QUALITY PROTEIN: pygopus homolog 2 (The sequence of the model RefSeq protein was modified relative to this genomic sequence to represent the inferred CDS: inserted 1 base in 1 codon; deleted 1 base in 1 codon), translated as MAAESGRLLAGQGKRSKASQMKSPEKKKARKSTSQAAGFSHLTEFAPPPTPMVDHLVASNPFDDDFGPPSRPSGAGGPGSAPFLPSPGAGGGGGGYGGGGGGRMAGGITFIGGPGGGQPGRRPPFGPPSNAGPHHQLAFGGMPGFGGGGGGGSGGGGGGGFPTGGPSQFNMPPNFSPPMHPGPGFNPMLSPGSMGGPGGGGXPHPRFGMPPQQQHGPGGHPFNSPPLPGGGGPRGPPHGPLPPMGGGMGPSMNMMGGMGGGPGGHMVGGLPGMPPQGQFPPPQDGPYRGPSPPGPGNDDGKNFGGGGPPPGPQQQQLNLNPNGPPPNNSTPAPPPNSGPPQPGGGFPGHPDVQQPNAGTPGQPSSAPPQPNPNSSPTGPLNGSGQPQHPPPSQLQPPSNANTPNSSNSSQPQQPNQSTPPHSGPAPGPYSQQNSTPGGGAMSSAAPISGQNNMTNNNNGGGGNTPGSNPNPPSNAASTPTTQSPLAPGPAAPTAGPGSGPGKLSGSGMVFPCGLCMAEVHDDQDAILCEASCQRWFHRDCTGLTEPAYGLLTRESAAVWACDFCIKTKDIQAVFVRQGLGQLVAANES; from the exons ATGGCTGCCGAATCGGGGAGACTACTGGCGGGACAAGGAAAACGAAGCAAAG CTTCACAGATGAAGAGCCCGGAGAAGAAGAAGGCAAGGAAGTCCACCTCTCAG GCGGCGGGGTTCTCCCACCTCACTGAGTTCgcaccccccccgacccccatGGTGGATCACCTGGTCGCCTCCAACCCCTTTGACGATGACTTCGGGCCCCCCTCCAGACCCAGTGGGGCAGGTGGGCCAGGTAGCGCACCATTTCTTCCAAGCCCAGgtgcaggcggaggaggaggcgggtatgggggtgggggtgggggcagaATGGCGGGGGGCATAACCTTCATAGGGGGACCAGGTGGTGGCCAGCCTGGGCGAAGGCCCCCATTCGGCCCCCCGTCCAACGCGGGGCCTCACCACCAGCTCGCCTTTGGAGGAATGCCTGGCTTtggaggcgggggcgggggcggcagtggaggaggcgggggcggTGGATTCCCCACGGGTGGGCCGTCTCAATTCAATATGCCACCAAACTTCAGTCCGCCCATGCACCCGGGGCCGGGGTTCAACCCCATGCTGTCACCAGGAAGTATGGgagggcctgggggggggg caccacacCCCCGGTTTGGGATgcctccacagcagcagcacggaCCGGGTGGACACCCCTTCAATAGCCCACCTTTA CCCGGAGGTGGGGGCCCGAGGGGGCCCCCCCATGGTCCCCTGCCTCCCATGGGAGGAGGCATGGGCCCTTCCATGAACATGATGGGTGGCATGGGTGGGGGCCCCGGGGGGCACATGGTGGGAGGCTTACCAGGCATGCCCCCTCAAGGACAATTCCCACCCCCCCAGGACGGCCCCTACCGCGGCCCCAGCCCGCCCGGACCGGGCAATGACGATGGAAAGAACTTTGGCGGAGGGGGGCCCCCGCCTggacctcagcagcagcagcttaacTTAAATCCCAACGGGCCCCCTCCTAATAATTccactcctgccccccccccaaactctgGCCCGCCGCAGCCAGGAGGGGGCTTCCCCGGCCACCCTGACGTTCAGCAGCCCAACGCCGGCACGCCTGGTCAGCCTTCCTCGGCACCCCCCCAGCCGAACCCCAATTCTTCTCCCACCGGTCCTCTGAATGGATCGGGTCAGCCCCAGCACCCCCCACCCAGTCAGCTGCAACCCCCCAGCAATGCCAACACCCCCAACTCTAGCAACTCTTCCCAGCCGCAGCAGCCCAACCAGTCCACCCCTCCTCActccggccccgcccccggccctTACAGCCAACAGAACAgcactcctggggggggggccaTGTCGAGCGCGGCGCCGATTTCAGGTCAGAACAACAtgaccaacaacaacaacggcggcggcggcaacaCTCCGGGCAGCAACCCCAATCCTCCGTCCAACGCCGCCTCCACCCCGACCACGCAGTCCCCGCTGGCCCCTGGCCCGGCGGCCCCCACGGCCGGGCCCGGCTCGGGCCCCGGGAAGCTCAGCGGCAGCGGGATGGTCTTCCCCTGCGGCCTCTGCATGGCGGAAGTGCACGACGACCAGGACGCCATCCTGTGCGAGGCGTCGTGCCAGCGCTGGTTCCACCGCGACTGCACGGGCCTGACGGAGCCGGCGTACGGACTCCTGACTCGAGAGAGCGCCGCCGTGTGGGCCTGCGACTTCTGCATCAAGACCAAGGACATCCAGGCTGTGTTTGTGCGCCAGGGGTTGGGCCAGCTGGTGGCGGCTAACGAGAGCTGA